A window of Xenopus laevis strain J_2021 chromosome 1L, Xenopus_laevis_v10.1, whole genome shotgun sequence genomic DNA:
gcctgggaaaccttcaaaacagcaaataaaatttttaatttgccctacacatgtgcccactgtatagttaaggtgccatgagttaggaaatgtaggggggaaggagggtagccccaaaaaaattttcgatctttttcagcctatcacccataaaaaaagaaaaaacgtgagcgttttttgggacttagaaaaatgtttaactttttttgaagcaatccctatctactctattgcacttcgtctggtctgaggtggcaaaggaagtctggcgtaaaaggtaacgttcagaaaaatgcgcgcgtgagtgaatttgcgtaattatgtccgttgcgcaaattcgccaggcgtaagggtgcaaagtaacactagcaaatttacaccagtgtccgttagtgaattggcggattaacgaaaatgcgctacgctagtgaattaacgctagcgttaggcgcttcgtcctttagtgaatttgccccttagcctcCAGAATCCATTGCTTGGTGTCAGTAAAGGATTATGAAAACATTGCAcagcacataaatattcacattgATTGAAACTTCATATTTATCCAGGCTGTTTGTATTGAGATCAGCATCCAAACAACTGGCTCATATTAAACAATGCTTTAATTacatgggggttttttttgtttttgttttgtttttttaaatttgactaaTATGTGAGTTACAAGACACTTCTTTCAGTACCATAGTAGCAATAAGTAGCCATAGAAAATTTGGTGCTTTAGATAGAAccgacattttttttcaaatgagtcACCTCGCAGTTTTAAAGATTTTGTGAACTCGGGTTCCCAGAATACTTAGCCAGCCTCGTAGATGGGACAGTTTTATAATGGACCAAAGAGGGTCCTCACCTCAGCATGAAAGGGATATGTCCTTTATAGAAAAGCACAAAGGACATATATTGTGTAGCCTTCCAGCATTTGCCAGGTACCTTGATTAGATTGACATAAACTGGAGGACTCTCTCTCAATACTGCACTGGACAGCTCCAACAAAACAACGCTGGCAGCAGCCTCGGAACCAAAGACACCGCAGCATAGTTTCTGCCCGGAGAGCTGCACACAAACTGTGCGCCACTGTTGCCTGACAACAGTAAGATCTAGTACCGACGGCTTTGGGCGGGAATACAGCAGGCGCTGTGGTACAGTGTCTAGTTTTGTGACAGCGGCTCGCTGCCTGTTATCTACTCGTCCATGTCACGGGGGCAGACAGACGGGTCCCAGGCTATGGCCTCCTCTCAGACGGCGGGGCCTGGGCCGAGCTCCGATGCCATAGCGTCAGTCAGCGGGACGGTGCAGAAGTACGTAGCCAAGAAGAAGAAGGTGCTGAATCCAGAGGAGGCCGAGCTGTACGAGCTGACCCAAGCGGCGGGGATTGTTTTAGACCAAGAGGTGTTTAAGTAAGTCCTGCAGGGTAGGCCTCATTACCTGTATGTCTCTGTATTGACGTGTGCGCCAAATCTTGCCCCCCAATAAACCCCCAGCGAGCGCGCAATGGCCAGGGATTCCCTGCACTCAGTTGTGATGTTGCTATACCGTATAGATGCTTCTATGGGCTGTTCCACGCGATCTCATTGTTACTGTATAGACTGCTGTGTCAGGCCCCATTTGGCCGGGGCTCAGTTACCTGCTTACGTAGCCCTGTACCCAGGCAAATGTCAGCtgcccattgaaagtcagtatttagaggactgtttgggcctctatgtgggctgagtgggcctctgtgtacctgaaatgccagagcctaatttaattctcagtccggacctgcctgtaCCCAAACTTACCCTCCAGAACATCTAGCAATCCTCAGTCCAGAGGTACACTACCATTGACCATCAGTCTGTCCCAGTACATCTCTCTCTGGGGCCCACATCAGGTCCttactgagaattaaaataggccctggcttttcaggtacacagaggccgaatcagcccacacagaggcccaaacagcccccaccagcccactaaatactgactttctatggcaccttatagcagcccctctggcatttgccagaacccacagattgccagcccgggcctgGCCCGCATGCATCTCTCTCTCTGGGGCTCGGATGCATCTCTCTCTGTGGCCAACCTGCATCTCTCTCTGTGGCCAACATGCATCTCTTTCTGGGGGCCAACGGGCATCTCTCTCTGGGGCCAACAAGCACCACAGTTAAGATGGCTGTACACATGCAGATTTTCACCACCTCAAGATGGGAAtaatatggaaagatctgtttgtttggcagTCTCACAAGAGGAGTGGATCATTAAGTGTCTGGCCAGTTTTAGAGAGCTTGTACATCAGACAGACTCTGTACACTTCAGTTATTTCCTGACATGTGGAGGCACagttctgtgattggctgtacattggccaataaaagctgcagatggACTGAGTTATCCCCTTATCCGCCCATGTGAGGGGACTacctgaccgatatctggccgaaaatggACCAAATGACATTTAGGCTCATTTTAATGTGCAACACAATATCATCTCTGCCTGTCTCGTTATTGTATGTTGGTGTTCCATAGCACAATCTTTAAGGGGCAACATCCAACTGGTTTTTGCCCAGTTAAGCTCGAGATAATAAGAACTGAAATTGAAACCCCTTAGACTTTTCAACTTCCTGTTTGAATAGTACTTTGTAAAACAATTTACCAGTCTGcacataaacctttttttttttttttttttttttttttttttagaatgaacAGGTCAATATCTCAATACCTAACAAAGACTGGCTTTTAGGCTGTATGTGATTAGACAAAGCTTACTATCACAAACTTCATTACTATGTATTTACTCAAAATTCTATGGGCTATCTCATAACTACATGGAACATAACCATGCTGCTTAGAGCACTGGTTCAAAACTAGCTTTTCAGTTAAGGCTGAGCTAGCCCTGGTATTGGCTTTCCTCTCATGGGACAAATTTGCTTTGCAGCAATGAGGGTAGTGTCTATGTTAGGCTGAACATCCTGGGAGTTGTGTATAGTTTGGTTTCAGATGACAAAATATTTGGTGGCCCGCCAAGTATTATGTGTTATCAGAAGAGAAAATTAAAGTTACtaatggaaagttttttttttttaactaatgaatATGATGAGACCGATATACCACTAAATATAATTCATTACATCAACAGAATTCTTGTGGATCTGTTAAAGATGAATGTAGCCCCACTGGCAGTTTTTCAGATGCTGAAGTCAATGTGTGCTGCGCACAAGATATCTGATACAGTTTCTGCTGAAAGTAGTTCTGTATCATTAGCACCCGGTCATTCTGATGTTCGAGGTAAGAAATGCATTTGTTTCTAtgtatgtgcaaatgttttattcCTAAATAATTGTGACTATTTAGGCTTATTGCTAGTTTCAACCATAAGTGGTGATATTTGTTTTCCCAGGTTTTATCTTCTTCTGCAATTGTATGGTCACGTAGTAAAGTCCCAATTATAGCTTTTTAAACACAGGGCAATCACTGGGTTAACAAACAAATTAACAACATCATTTCAGATAATAATCCAGCCGTTAAGAATTATAccaagacaactttttttttgtatctgaatGCAAAATACTTGTGCTATTTCAGCATGTAAGGgtcatatagggttgccacctggctggtattttaccggcctggccggtaaaaatgttgcttgatgccaatgttatttatagggaaaaaacataaaaatataggaaggccagaaaAGTGGCACCCCTAGTCATATCAGTTGGGCTTGGTTGTCACTTTGAGTCAGGTGAGTGCGGCCTATGTCATAACTACCCCAGCGCCACTTCCTTTTCCTAAAAActatagatacatttgtaatctgCGATAAATCTGTATCTGCAGATAAAATTCCAGTATGATCTGGAAAGTATAAAGAAACCTGCAGGGCCTTGGTGagagattttaaaggggttgttcaccattaaattaacttttagtatgatgtatagagtgaaattctgaggtaatttgcaattgctttttattttttaaaatttgtggttattaaaatatttagctttttattcagcagcactccagtttgaaatttcagtggtctggttgctaggatccaaattaccctagcaaccatgcattgatttgaataagagactggaagatgaatagaagaaaggctgaataataaaaagtagcaataacaaatgtgtagccttacagagcatttgtttttagatggagtcagtgaccccaatttgaaagctgtaaagagccagaagaagaaggcaaataattataaaaactataaaataaataaataatgaagaccaattgaaaagctaaGGATTAgcaactctataacatactacaagttaacgtgatagtgagccacccctttaagggccagTTTATATAAATCAACAGCTTTGTATCTATTGAGGCAGGCAATTAAGTTTCAGTTGTGCTTTAATGGCCCCTTTTTATGTAGCAGATAACGGGCAAGTCATGTAAAAAACAGTAGTATTTAGGAAATATGTTTCCAAGTAATGGGTTGTTTGGAGGTTCTGGatgaacagatacaaactttaaatctaaaaaaatattttagcttcAATCTAATACTGGCTCTTTAAACAGAATAACTATGAACTTACTGATTTATGAGCACTAGATGGAGCTAATTGTATACGTAAAGTCTTTAATGTAGTATATGAAAAATGTCTGAGACAATATACAAGCTGAAGTACTGAAAGAGGCATATTCTGTGCCATCAGTAAGTTATAATAGAAAAATTGTTTCCAGAGGTCACAGGCCCTTAGTGGCCATGCCAAAGTCGCTGACATATATATTTGTCCTCAGACTTAATGGTATTTGCTCAGCTTTATAAAGCCTCTAGCTAGTATTGGGGGAAGTCTTTGTTCACAGAATTCTGCAATAGTAAGAAAAAATATCTAAGTCTTAAACCAATGTCCATATTTTCTATTATCAGCTTGAATCCCAAGCAAAAATTTCCTTGGTTAGATATTCCATATAATACTGCATCTCACCTAGCCCAAACTTCTGTTCCTCTACTTGTTTGGCTTGAATTACATTTACCATCTGTGACATTTCCAGTATTCTGTACTTACATTTACAAGTACTTTCCAGGTTACCGTaattaatatattggttttataGACATTGGTATTAAGGGTGGTGggacacggggagattagtcgccaatcgataaatcttcgctactgctgGCGTCTATttcccccgaaatgccttcccactggcaagaatgcaaattgccagcgggatggtgTACgtgttgctttgttttccgaaatcaCTCAGTTTACTCGTGAGGCGATTTTGCAAAACCGAAGCAAtacatcccgccggcgattcacattcttgcaggTGGGAAGTtatttttggggaaattagttgcccgcagtagcgaagatttgtTGCTTGGCGACTTATCTCCCAATGTGCCATTACCCCAAGAGCTTCTATTGAAATGTAGCTGTATTTATCTACTAACTGCTACATTCAGATTACTAATCACATTGTGATTGTGTTAAAGAAATATTGTGTTCTATAAGATTATGGCACAAATCATTTCTTCAGTGTTGACAGTGTTTGATTACCCTAAATTGTTGCATGTGGCTGTTGTCCTGTATATTCTCATatacttttaaaggggtagtatcaCCAAACACAACAGTATTGTATAACTCTACTAGACCATTAATCATGTCTTCTTCCATTTTCCAgtcaccaaagaaaaaaaaaacgccaaacAAAAATTTCTATCTTCTATGATTAGAGGAAATATGTATATTCTTTAGAAGAGGTGATACTTCCCCTTAAAGTTGATGTGAAACCATGAATAAAGATGGCACTATTTTATTAGTCGAAGGTAACCGACTCTCAAATTGACTACCACCCACACTTGACTTTTTCAGTATGGATTTTGGGATTAAAGTCTGTGTAATGCACTCCAGTGTATGTGTTTCAGGTGGGCATGCACTTGGAGTAGCAGACACCATAGAGGTGTCCAATCAAGTAAAGTAAGAATGCTGGTTTTGCTTAGCTTTACTTGATTGGGTACCTCTATGGTGGGCTGGACTGGCTCATTTTTGGACCTTAGGGACAACACAATGATCAGGGCATCCTTTAAACTAAGGAAATCTAGTTTTTGCAGACAGCATGCTAATACAGATCTCAGGCAAAGGATTTTCTGGACAGCCCAATCAGTATATGAATGAGGCTTGTGCCAGTGGCCTGCTGATTTGGTCAAGAATGAGCAAATGGGCATCTAAGGCTAATAAAATGGAGCCCTCTTGATCCAGAGTTTGTTTCCATTCCTCAATGTATTGACTTGCTGTtccttaattctttttttttcccacatcATAAAACAACAATGTACTTTATTTCTGATGTCTGTTTCTTTAAAATAGAAGAACCATTTCTCTCAGTCAAGAACAGTAAAATTCCTGCACCACTATCCTTTTCCTCTTCTTCCCTCCGATCACCGAGGCTAAAGGGCACTAAGATTGTGGTCTACAGTCCGGGCGATACTTGCTCTCCTCTATCTCAAGGTCCCCCTGGTTCCTTCCAGCTTTCTTGCTGCCTGTTCTACCCATTTGCAGGTTGCATTTATCAGTTTATAGTCTGGGTAACACAGTCTCCAATTACACTAGGAATctttttaaataacatatttGGACCCAATAACAGTGATGTTTTAAATATATACCTGTAATTGGCATATAATTATAGAATGCACATCTGTAAAGATGACTGCATATTACTATTGCTAGTTAATCCATTATAACATTATAGTACTTTCCCCTGTACTTTATCATAACCTTATGATGATATTAGTATAGGGGGCTGGGACTTGTTTTCAGTGTTCAGGCATTTGGAAACCTTTTGAGTATAAATCTGGGTTTCTCGTGGTTCCTGGTGTGATATGACTGTTATTGCTTGGGTGTAGATTGTCCTAAGATTCATTTTCACTGTATATACATtcctaaaatctacaattaattaGATACATGCATATTCTGCACAAATCCTAAGACTCTCTTTGTGCTCCATTTGTTTATATAGGACATGTGCCTTAAGGAATAcgtgttattattttttatataatttgtctcAAAATATATCTCCCTCTGATTTTTGGTAACTTTTGGCAGTTGCCTTTTGGTTAGATTCTGCATCTAGTTTGTGACAAACACCTACTTTAGGTTAGTGTCAACAACAAGTTCCCTGCAAGCAGAGAGTGATAGGCTGTTTGCATACTGACATATAGTGGTACTGGGTAGCATGCAGGCTCCTATCTCTCAAGCAATAGAGATCAGTGAATGTAACAAAAGTTGCTTCCGGTGAGGATTTCTTGGCAGAAGTTGATTCTTGTGCTGGTGTGACTGAATACTACACATATTGCAGCTTTCTTACACAGGAATAGCTCATTAAATCCATGAACCGTTTCATTTCTGTTGCCACCAGTAGGAAGTGTAGTAACTTATGTTCAACCTGTTCATTTGTAATGAACTTCACCAAGGAAAACTTTTGAACAAAAGAAATTGCAGATCTCTGTGGTTGGGAGAAGTTGCTTacctaaaggtggctatacacgggcagattcgatATGTTGATTCGGGCCTTATAGACTGCAGTTTATCTACCCTTGTATGGCCACCAAAAGGCCCGCCCtaacaatatctggccaaaaattgtcgATCTCCAGGTTCGATCTTCCCGTCGGATTGGGggccgcattggctagttgatgtggtccttgctccAAGGGCTCATATACCTTCCGTTGTAATGCAATCATTTGGCAATTAAACTGGGTCTTAATGGAGTGTTCCTAAGTCCTACCACCAATGGGGCCCAAAGCAATGGATAGAAACAATTAGATTGAAAATGTCATTTTGCAGGAAATAATCCCATAAATCAGTCCCTCCTCCAGTTGAGTTTACAATCTGTGGTcccaggtggccatagacgtaacaattaccatCTTTCCTGTAAAAGATCTTTCCACAAAAGATCGTTCATTTACAATACAGACGTATTAGAGCTGAATTTTCAGATacacagatagaaacaatagaattctacctgcacCTGACGATTCAGCACCAACATTGGGCGATGTTTGGGCGCCTACAAAAGCACCCGATCTacattttccagccagcccgattgatgagccaaccgatatccaagtcttctgccgatattggtcggctcatctcccaccatacacgcaccgaatgtCAGACGAAAATGTATTTCCTACAATATTATCAgtgcgtttatggccaccttatatCAGTGATACACAGTAGGCTCcgttttatcagaagccaattaacccaTCTATATTTCTATGCAGGGTGGGAGGAAGAAACCCACACACAGCCACACGAGTACATTAGGGGTGAATTCTTgttttccgttttttaaaaaccaaaaagcCAATGATTTTTCTTATATTATTCTGTAAGTGGCGTGTTTAGCAAAATAATGTTGGAACCCGAAAGAGAATAGAACTGCCATGGCTGCAAATATGTGCTCTTAAActaaaggatccattatccgaaaaccccctatccagaaacctctgaattacaaaaagtgCATCTACCATAGGCTATATTTTAAGCActtattatttttaagtaaaaacatCAGCTCTTTCACATGGTGAGGTATCTTTAAATCCTGATAACACTTTCTTTATATCAGAAGATAGCTACTAAAATATAAGTGTACATTTGCatcacatcttttttttattgtttgtctaTATGATCTGACATATTATTACAGATAGAATTCCCAATCCCTCCCAGTAGGGtctcacttaaagggcacctgttgctcaaaaatattttacccatccaaaggtgtgggctaatgtACAGAGCACATGCACACaatgagcttctgacatcacGTTCATGCGCATAATGAGCCAGTTGCGTCATTCGCTTATTATatgcatgcgtgtgccccaacatggccgctcacACTGGAACCTCCCTAGCACTGgtggggggaattttttttttaaaaaaaactactgtaacCTCCAACAGGAgcgcaggctctattagcccacacctttggttggggaaaatattttcgaGCAACAGGTGAAATTAAGGGGGGACCCTGCTGGGAGGGATTGGGAATCCTTCTATAGTTGGGTTGGGCCAAATCTTTGAGctaattattggattataatgcaGGGGAATACAGACTTAAAGGTACAGTTAagtataaaaactggttaaatagataggctgtgcaaagtaaaaatgtttctaaaatagttagttaggcaaaaatgtaatgtataaagactggagtgactggatgtctaacataacagaacactgcttcctgtttttcagctctctacctctgagttagtcagcgactaacTCAGTCCAACCAATCATTgcactttaaggggggccacatggaacataactgttcagtgagtttgcaattgatcctcagcatttaggTCAGATTGAAAAGtatcagttatgacccatgtggcccccctcaagtctctgattggttactgcctggtaaccaatcattggagaccaagagagctgaaaagcatgaagtagtgttctggctattatgttacacatccagtcactccagcctttatatattacatttttggctaactaactatattagaaacattttttattttgcacagtctatctatttacccagtttttattttaacactgaacaattcctttaacaggcTGATGCAGCAAATCTTGCATTTGTGGATAATGAGGCTTTCAGAGGAGCACCCTGAGATTGCATAACGAATGTATATACACTTTAGTGTTGTAACCATTGTGTGTTGTGTGAAATAATGTTGCCCAGAATTCTTCCTTACATAAAGCTCTAACAGATCTGTGCAAGGTGATATGGCTTAGCTTTGTTTTTAGCTAGCTGAAGTGTGTCAGTGTTATCCATTCCCCATTCACTCCTTCTGCTACATCATATTGCACTAGCATTAGAGATTGCCATGGGGAAATAACAGTGTTGTACCATTTTGTAACAGACCACAAATCTGCCATTATGGCTATTACACATTTCATGTATGTGTGCTTCCCTCGTTGCTTGTAGAGCTGGATggaggggcagaacattgctggtTTGCTTTGAGCTTCAGCTGTTACAAATCCTGGGCTGGCTGACTAGTTACACTGCAAGTGCTCATTTCAAATTGCTAATGTTCTCCACTCCTCTTTACACTGAGCTCCCCTATACTCCTTAAATGCTCAGAATCATAGGCAATATTGTTGCCTATAGCTCAGTTAATACATGATCATCAGACTTCCATGTTTTCTGGAACTCAAGTGCATATTTTAGTACATGAGGACAATAAAAGCGCGGTGGAACCATGCTGATGGAAACCCCTCAATTCCAAAGCatgaatttataataaataatgaaagaagtgtaaatctaagcagctttccacTATGCATTAAATATTTCCAGTGATGTTAAAGTTGTCTGTAGATGTAATTATGATTCAGAGTTGTTTCTGTCTCACGTTTTCCTCTTGGCCTTTCCTTGGCTTCTTATATTATTGGAGTGGAGGCAATCACAACAACATTTCAATAGGGATATCTTTTAGTGTGTGCCCTTGCCTCTATATCTGCCTGTGGACTTTCACACAGTGGATCAGTCTGTGAGAGATCTCAAGTTTGTTCTAAAAGTAGTTTTCATACTACTGCAAAGTTTTATCAGTCAGCTCacctccagttcccacaatgccttgcatgttctctGATTAGCATGGTACCGGAGTTTGGAGGAGTGCTAATTTCTGATACACTGTTCATGAAGTCTGGAAAACTGAGAAGGGAAGAGCAAAGAAGAGACAGAAACAGattaaaaacatttcattatatacatataaaaatatatatgtacagtttTCTGATTAGCATtagtaaaataagggaaaacttaaaatcaggtgatgtaaaattgaggtttcactgtatgtatgtatgtatgtgtatatatatatatatatatatatatatatatatatatatatatatatatatatatatatatatatatatataatacacaaaagccatgaatatcttgtaaa
This region includes:
- the LOC108717216 gene encoding mitotic-spindle organizing protein 2B isoform X2, which codes for MSRGQTDGSQAMASSQTAGPGPSSDAIASVSGTVQKYVAKKKKVLNPEEAELYELTQAAGIVLDQEVFKILVDLLKMNVAPLAVFQMLKSMCAAHKISDTVSAESSSVSLAPGHSDVRGRNKLNPTSSMTQGPGERSSREGSSQRIPRQPSGSRMQKSSSSGKSSGGSST
- the LOC108717216 gene encoding mitotic-spindle organizing protein 2B isoform X1 codes for the protein MSRGQTDGSQAMASSQTAGPGPSSDAIASVSGTVQKYVAKKKKVLNPEEAELYELTQAAGIVLDQEVFKILVDLLKMNVAPLAVFQMLKSMCAAHKISDTVSAESSSVSLAPGHSDVREEPFLSVKNSKIPAPLSFSSSSLRSPRLKGTKIVVYSPGDTCSPLSQGPPGSFQLSCCLFYPFAGRNKLNPTSSMTQGPGERSSREGSSQRIPRQPSGSRMQKSSSSGKSSGGSST